TGTTATTGGAATAAGGGCTACTTGCGTTGTTTATCGCCGGGCCTATGTAATAAGTGAGAAACCTTGTGGCTGCTGCTATTTTGTAGAAGCCGCAGGGTTTCTTTTTGTTTTAATGATGCGTATTATTCTGTTTTGTCAGAAATTTAGCGTTGACTTTTTTCTAGGAATAAGGTTTATGCTTGAGGCTGTAAGTAACTCGACGATTAGGGAGGAGATCTTGTTGAAAGACAAAGAAGTACGCCGGGAAACACATATTCTGTACACGGGCAGTGAAACTACGCTGCCGGTTGAACGGCCGGAAACACCGCCTATTTATCATTCTACAGCCAATATTATTTGCGATATGGACGATTATGATTTTGCCAGCGGCGGCGGGAAGTATTACTACTGCCGGACGGCCAATCCCAACCGTGACGGCGTAGCCGAAGCAATATCCTATCTGGAGCGAGGTGAGGCGTCTCTCGTTTGCGCATCTGGAATGGCGGCTATTTCCACTGCGCTAGTCTCGTTGGTAAAGGCTGGCGATCATATTGTGGCCAGTCGCTCGATTTATGGAGAGACAATAGAGCTTTTTGATCGTGTGCTGACTAAACTGGGAGTGGCAATAACGTACGCCGATTTTACGAAAACAGAGCAAGTAGAGAAGGCTATACAAGAAAACACCACGATATTATATACGGAAATCATTGCCAATCCTTTAATTGAGGTCATTGATCTTGATGCAATTTCAGCGATTGGACATCGTGTAGGAGCAATGGTGTTGGTGGATAGTACCTTTACAACTCCGTTTGCGATTCGGCCTCTTGAACATGGCGCTGATATTGTATTGCACAGTTTGACCAAATATTTCGGCGGGCACAGTGATATTACAGCCGGTTCGATTACTGGTTCGCAGAAAGTCATTAAAAAAATATATGGCGACTTTTTGTTGTTAGGCGGGTGCCTGGACCCTAATAGCGCCTGGTTGATGCTGCGCAGCATTCGCACGATGGAAATGCGGGTGAAGAAGCAGTTTGAAAATGCGAAGAAAATTGCTGAAGCCCTTGATGCGGACGCTCATGTACGGTATGTGAACTACCCGACGCTTTCGAATCATCCGCAAAGAGAGCTGGCGACTCGGCTGATGCCGCAAGGCTGCGGGGCTATGCTAAGTTTTCGGGTGGAAGATGACCGCGAGAAAGTCAATGAATTCATGCATCGCTTGCAGTTGGTGAAATACTTAGGCACCTTGGGCGGTTACCGCACGACGATTGCTCATCCGGCTACGGCTTTCCGCAATGAGTTTACACCGCAGCAGTTGAAAGATATGGGCATGGAAGAAGGCTTGATTCGTATTTCCGCGGGCGCTGAAGCGACGGACGATTTAATTGCCGATTTTAAACAAGCTTTGACGGTGTTTGCACAAGTGTAAAGAAGAAGGGGGCGCAGCATGTTTAAGAATATTAATTTGCCAATCGCCTTGCTGGCGGTAGGATTGTTGATTGCCATGGTGATTCCGATGGCGTTGTACCCAGACGCCAGTGCGGCGGTTATTAATATCTTTTATTCGATTATGACGCTGAACTTACCCTGGTTGTTTTTACTGATTGCCTTTTTGAGTGCAGTCTTCGCTGCTTTTATCATGTTTTCCAAGTATGGAGATATTCGGCTGGGCGGGGCTGAAGCGAAGCCGCATTATCCCTTCTTCACTTGGGCGGCAATGAATATGTGTTCCGCCGCCGGAGCTGGAATCTTGATTTTCGGCATGGTGGAATGGATGTACTATGTGAAAACGCCTCCGTTCGGTCTGGAACCTATGTCCATCCAGGCGTATGAATATGCATCGGCGTATGGCATGTTTCACTGGGGCTTTTCCGCTTGGGCGATTTACCTTCCGGCATCGTTGGCTTTAGGCTATATCTTTTGGAATAAAAAAGCCGATTCTTTAAATCTTTCGGATTTGTGTCAATCGGTGTTGAAGGGCGACAGCTTGCCGGTGCGTGTATTGCGGACCTGTATTGACGGCGTTGTGGCTTTCGGCTATATTGGCGGCTTAGTGTGCACCGTAGGCTTGGGAACCGCCATCTTGGCGGAACTGCTCGGGCATTTGCTGGGAATGCCGGTGACCTTTGAATTGCGCATTGGCGTTATCTTGGTGTTCTTCTTGTTTTTTCTTCTATCGACCTCAAAGAGCATTGCCAAAGGAATCGGCATTATTAGTGATTTTAATGTAAAATTAGCGATTGCATTTTTCTTGTTTGTATTTCTCGTAGGGCCGAAATCTTTCATTTTGAATAACTTCGTCATGGCGATAGGGACGAATATTCGCGAATTTGTTCATATGAGTTTTAATACGGACTCGATTGCGCAAACTGGTTTTATTCAAGAGTGGACGGTCTTTTATTGGGCCTGGTATGTGGGATGCACCATTTCGGATGGTCTTTGGCTGGCTCGAGTTTCTTATGGCCGGACCTTCCGCGAAATTGCGATTGTTCGCTGCATCTGGACTT
This genomic window from uncultured Anaeromusa sp. contains:
- a CDS encoding aminotransferase class I/II-fold pyridoxal phosphate-dependent enzyme, producing MKDKEVRRETHILYTGSETTLPVERPETPPIYHSTANIICDMDDYDFASGGGKYYYCRTANPNRDGVAEAISYLERGEASLVCASGMAAISTALVSLVKAGDHIVASRSIYGETIELFDRVLTKLGVAITYADFTKTEQVEKAIQENTTILYTEIIANPLIEVIDLDAISAIGHRVGAMVLVDSTFTTPFAIRPLEHGADIVLHSLTKYFGGHSDITAGSITGSQKVIKKIYGDFLLLGGCLDPNSAWLMLRSIRTMEMRVKKQFENAKKIAEALDADAHVRYVNYPTLSNHPQRELATRLMPQGCGAMLSFRVEDDREKVNEFMHRLQLVKYLGTLGGYRTTIAHPATAFRNEFTPQQLKDMGMEEGLIRISAGAEATDDLIADFKQALTVFAQV
- a CDS encoding BCCT family transporter, which encodes MFKNINLPIALLAVGLLIAMVIPMALYPDASAAVINIFYSIMTLNLPWLFLLIAFLSAVFAAFIMFSKYGDIRLGGAEAKPHYPFFTWAAMNMCSAAGAGILIFGMVEWMYYVKTPPFGLEPMSIQAYEYASAYGMFHWGFSAWAIYLPASLALGYIFWNKKADSLNLSDLCQSVLKGDSLPVRVLRTCIDGVVAFGYIGGLVCTVGLGTAILAELLGHLLGMPVTFELRIGVILVFFLFFLLSTSKSIAKGIGIISDFNVKLAIAFFLFVFLVGPKSFILNNFVMAIGTNIREFVHMSFNTDSIAQTGFIQEWTVFYWAWYVGCTISDGLWLARVSYGRTFREIAIVRCIWTSLACWLAFAVLGNYGISLELSGALNLSQLVAESGNNAAVLAVLKTLPFSGLAITVYMAVVFITLACGATAASTVVSMLTSKNLKSEEEPASWYKVFWACLVLLLPVSILFLEHMVPGLNVLKTIQSVTTVFAIPMLFVIALLLWTFYKTLKADIENRNIPVAKSKLIKWN